One window of the Strix uralensis isolate ZFMK-TIS-50842 chromosome 3, bStrUra1, whole genome shotgun sequence genome contains the following:
- the LOC141941352 gene encoding uncharacterized protein LOC141941352 isoform X1, giving the protein MWGWTCPHPSLACQKGGGKSRRAPGQTTQCGTSFWLQRRVRLSELWVLCSEKAACGCAQEDTALGLDYCRTLVLVWPISFREVTFCSQERRELWLDAILRQRSRAQEMQASTLPSIHLLVNILGLGGSPVTLTAQSIKALVQCQAKSIPHHCSQSPRHGEIHRRALAEQQVQEQLEPKVPEPEDGRAYADVQTELCLDEPGDHGIKVEMVCQADVHLE; this is encoded by the exons ATGTGGGGATGGacctgcccccaccccagcctggcatgtcagaaaggaggaggaaaaagcagaagagcacCTGGCCAAACCACCCA ATGTGGCACCAGCTTCTGGCTGCAGCGCAGGGTGCGTCTCAGCgagctgtgggtgctgtgcagTGAGAAGGCAGCATGCGGGTGTGCACAAGAAGATACAGCGTTGGGCCTGGACTACTGCAGGACCCTCGTCCTTGTCTGGCCCATCAGCTTCCGTGAGGTCACTTTCTG CTCGCAAGAGAGGAGAGAGCTCTGGCTGGACGCCATCCTCAG GCAAAGGAGCAGAGCTCAGGAAATGCAAGCGAGCACATTGCCCTCGATTCATCTTCTTGTGAACATCTTGGGCCTCGGTGGATCT cCAGTGACGTTAACTGCCCAGAGCATCAAGGCTTTGGTTCAGTGCCAGGCAAAA AGTATCCCACATCACTGTTCTCAGAGTCCAAGGCATGGAGAAATCCACAGGAGAGCCCTGGCCGAGCAGCAagtgcaggagcagctggagccaAAAGTGCCTGAGCCTGAGGATGGCAGAGCATATGCTGATGTGCAGACAG agttgTGTTTGGATGAGCCTGGGGACCATGGAATAAAGGTGGAGATGGTATGTCAGGCAGACGTGCACCTTGAGTGA
- the LOC141941352 gene encoding uncharacterized protein LOC141941352 isoform X2, protein MWGWTCPHPSLACQKGGGKSRRAPGQTTQCGTSFWLQRRVRLSELWVLCSEKAACGCAQEDTALGLDYCRTLVLVWPISFREVTFCSQERRELWLDAILRQRSRAQEMQASTLPSIHLLVNILGLGGSSIPHHCSQSPRHGEIHRRALAEQQVQEQLEPKVPEPEDGRAYADVQTELCLDEPGDHGIKVEMVCQADVHLE, encoded by the exons ATGTGGGGATGGacctgcccccaccccagcctggcatgtcagaaaggaggaggaaaaagcagaagagcacCTGGCCAAACCACCCA ATGTGGCACCAGCTTCTGGCTGCAGCGCAGGGTGCGTCTCAGCgagctgtgggtgctgtgcagTGAGAAGGCAGCATGCGGGTGTGCACAAGAAGATACAGCGTTGGGCCTGGACTACTGCAGGACCCTCGTCCTTGTCTGGCCCATCAGCTTCCGTGAGGTCACTTTCTG CTCGCAAGAGAGGAGAGAGCTCTGGCTGGACGCCATCCTCAG GCAAAGGAGCAGAGCTCAGGAAATGCAAGCGAGCACATTGCCCTCGATTCATCTTCTTGTGAACATCTTGGGCCTCGGTGGATCT AGTATCCCACATCACTGTTCTCAGAGTCCAAGGCATGGAGAAATCCACAGGAGAGCCCTGGCCGAGCAGCAagtgcaggagcagctggagccaAAAGTGCCTGAGCCTGAGGATGGCAGAGCATATGCTGATGTGCAGACAG agttgTGTTTGGATGAGCCTGGGGACCATGGAATAAAGGTGGAGATGGTATGTCAGGCAGACGTGCACCTTGAGTGA
- the LOC141941352 gene encoding uncharacterized protein LOC141941352 isoform X3 has translation MWGWTCPHPSLACQKGGGKSRRAPGQTTQCGTSFWLQRRVRLSELWVLCSEKAACGCAQEDTALGLDYCRTLVLVWPISFREVTFCSQERRELWLDAILRQRSRAQEMQASTLPSIHLLVNILGLGGSPVTLTAQSIKALVQCQAKSIPHHCSQSPRHGEIHRRALAEQQVQEQLEPKVPEPEDGRAYADVQTGTV, from the exons ATGTGGGGATGGacctgcccccaccccagcctggcatgtcagaaaggaggaggaaaaagcagaagagcacCTGGCCAAACCACCCA ATGTGGCACCAGCTTCTGGCTGCAGCGCAGGGTGCGTCTCAGCgagctgtgggtgctgtgcagTGAGAAGGCAGCATGCGGGTGTGCACAAGAAGATACAGCGTTGGGCCTGGACTACTGCAGGACCCTCGTCCTTGTCTGGCCCATCAGCTTCCGTGAGGTCACTTTCTG CTCGCAAGAGAGGAGAGAGCTCTGGCTGGACGCCATCCTCAG GCAAAGGAGCAGAGCTCAGGAAATGCAAGCGAGCACATTGCCCTCGATTCATCTTCTTGTGAACATCTTGGGCCTCGGTGGATCT cCAGTGACGTTAACTGCCCAGAGCATCAAGGCTTTGGTTCAGTGCCAGGCAAAA AGTATCCCACATCACTGTTCTCAGAGTCCAAGGCATGGAGAAATCCACAGGAGAGCCCTGGCCGAGCAGCAagtgcaggagcagctggagccaAAAGTGCCTGAGCCTGAGGATGGCAGAGCATATGCTGATGTGCAGACAG GAACCGTGTGA